In the genome of Petrotoga sp. 9PWA.NaAc.5.4, one region contains:
- a CDS encoding aldo/keto reductase, with amino-acid sequence MEYVKLGNSGLEVSRICLGCMSFGDSEKWTHKWVLDEENSRPIIKKALELGINFFDTANVYSLGRSEEILGKALKDYAKRDEVIIATKVFSRMREGPNGAGLSRKVIMHEIDSSLKRLGTDYVDLYIIHRWDYNTPIEETMDALNDLVKAGKVRYIGASAMYAWQFQKALYTAEKHGWTKFISMQNHYNLIYREDERELIPLCKDQKIGLTPYSPLAAGRLARDWSETTYRLQTDEVAKSKYDSTKDVDKAVVDRVAELANKHGVSRAQISLAWLLHKEPVNAPIVGATKITHVEDAVGAISVKLSSEEIAYLEEPYVPHAIVGPI; translated from the coding sequence ATGGAATACGTTAAACTTGGCAACTCTGGATTAGAAGTTTCAAGAATTTGTCTTGGATGTATGAGTTTTGGAGATTCAGAAAAATGGACACACAAATGGGTTCTTGATGAAGAAAATAGTCGACCAATTATTAAAAAAGCTCTCGAATTAGGTATCAACTTTTTCGACACAGCAAATGTGTATTCTCTTGGAAGAAGTGAAGAAATTCTTGGAAAAGCTTTAAAAGACTATGCAAAACGTGATGAGGTTATCATTGCTACAAAGGTTTTTTCAAGAATGCGTGAGGGCCCGAATGGGGCTGGACTTTCTCGAAAGGTTATTATGCATGAAATTGACAGTAGTTTGAAACGACTTGGTACTGATTATGTTGATTTATATATCATACATCGTTGGGATTACAATACACCGATTGAAGAAACTATGGATGCATTAAATGATCTTGTTAAAGCTGGTAAAGTTAGGTATATAGGAGCTTCTGCTATGTATGCTTGGCAGTTTCAAAAAGCATTATACACAGCAGAAAAACATGGATGGACTAAATTTATATCTATGCAAAATCATTACAATCTTATATATCGTGAAGACGAGAGAGAGCTTATTCCTTTATGTAAAGATCAAAAAATTGGTCTTACTCCATACAGCCCATTAGCAGCTGGAAGATTGGCGAGAGATTGGTCTGAAACTACCTATCGTCTACAAACTGACGAAGTAGCAAAATCAAAATATGACTCAACTAAAGATGTTGATAAAGCTGTTGTAGATAGAGTAGCAGAACTTGCAAATAAACATGGAGTTTCAAGAGCACAAATTTCATTAGCGTGGTTATTACATAAAGAACCCGTAAACGCACCTATTGTAGGAGCAACAAAGATAACTCATGTAGAAGACGCTGTTGGGGCTATATCTGTTAAATTAAGCTCTGAAGAAATCGCATACTTAGAAGAACCTTACGTACCCCATGCGATTGTTGGTCCCATTTAA
- a CDS encoding ECF transporter S component, producing MKKKELINFNLSAVFIAIGLILPFLTGQIQQIGSMLLPMHIPVLLCGLICGWKYGLFVGFILPPLRSAIFGMPPMFPTAIAMAFELATYGVVVGFLYQRSIKKSISSIYLSMIGAMISGRIVWGIVMMLILRIRESIFTWRMFITGAFLNAIPGIILQLVLIPSIMVILYRTKMIPLSEKVKAEPENKKN from the coding sequence ATGAAAAAAAAAGAACTTATAAATTTTAATTTATCTGCTGTGTTTATAGCTATTGGACTTATTTTACCCTTTTTAACTGGTCAGATTCAACAAATTGGAAGCATGTTACTTCCTATGCATATCCCTGTGCTTTTGTGTGGATTAATTTGTGGTTGGAAATATGGATTATTTGTAGGTTTTATCTTACCACCTCTTCGCTCAGCTATTTTTGGAATGCCCCCTATGTTTCCAACTGCTATTGCTATGGCGTTTGAACTCGCCACGTATGGAGTAGTAGTTGGATTTCTATACCAAAGATCTATTAAAAAATCTATATCTTCTATTTATCTTTCAATGATAGGAGCTATGATATCTGGAAGAATAGTTTGGGGTATTGTTATGATGTTAATTTTAAGAATAAGAGAAAGTATTTTTACTTGGCGAATGTTTATAACAGGAGCATTTTTAAATGCTATACCTGGAATTATTCTGCAGCTCGTTCTTATTCCTTCTATTATGGTAATACTTTACCGTACCAAAATGATTCCGCTTTCCGAAAAAGTGAAAGCTGAACCTGAAAATAAGAAAAACTAA
- a CDS encoding flavodoxin, whose translation MEEENKKILIAYFSWDGNTKTIAEKIQSQKGGDLFEVRTAKPYSSNYQTVLREAKREQQEGMKPELITHVENMDEYDIIILGYPNWWGTIPMPIVSFLEEYDFSGKTILPFCSHGGGELGRSVSDITKLVPNAKVGRGLPIYYSGGSDLDSKIKKWLEENSK comes from the coding sequence GTGGAAGAAGAAAATAAAAAGATTTTGATTGCTTATTTTTCTTGGGATGGAAACACAAAAACAATAGCTGAAAAAATACAATCTCAAAAAGGCGGAGACCTATTTGAAGTAAGAACTGCGAAACCTTATTCTAGTAACTACCAAACAGTTTTAAGAGAAGCCAAAAGAGAACAACAAGAAGGAATGAAGCCAGAACTTATCACACATGTAGAAAATATGGATGAATACGATATTATTATACTCGGCTATCCGAATTGGTGGGGAACAATACCTATGCCTATTGTTTCTTTTCTTGAAGAGTATGATTTTTCTGGAAAAACTATCTTACCATTCTGCAGCCACGGGGGTGGTGAATTAGGTAGAAGTGTGTCTGATATAACCAAACTTGTACCCAATGCAAAGGTTGGTAGAGGACTTCCAATCTATTATTCTGGTGGATCAGATCTTGATTCCAAAATTAAAAAATGGTTAGAAGAAAACAGTAAATAA
- a CDS encoding iron-containing alcohol dehydrogenase: protein MNDFIYHNPVKVYFGKDQLCHVGEELSKFGKRVLLTYGGGSIKKIGLYDKVKSEVKKSGLELFELSGIQPNPRIDSVRKGVQICKDKKIDVLLAVGGGSTLDATKYMAAGACVDFDPWDFFSKWAPIEKALPVITIPTLAATGSEMNGGGVISNPETKEKIGRGSEVLLPKVSFLDPTNTFTVNSYHTACGSVDIMSHIIEVYFTTEPDLHMLDTIMEGLMRTVIKYAPIALKEPDNYEARANLMWTSSWAINGFIDGGKKHEWSCHPMEHELSAIYDIIHGHGLALLTPRWLEYCLDENTVEKYYQFGTNVFDIDPNIDTMNVAKKSIEMLADFFFNTLGLEDTFSKVGIQEKDFSFMAKRACGGGTIKGFKPLGQKDIEEIFRMCL from the coding sequence ATGAATGATTTTATCTATCACAACCCTGTAAAAGTATATTTTGGGAAAGATCAACTTTGTCATGTTGGTGAAGAGTTAAGTAAATTTGGAAAAAGAGTACTTCTAACTTATGGGGGAGGTTCAATAAAAAAGATAGGACTGTATGATAAAGTGAAGAGCGAAGTAAAAAAATCAGGCTTAGAATTGTTTGAACTCTCAGGGATCCAACCAAATCCAAGAATTGACTCTGTTAGAAAAGGGGTGCAAATATGTAAAGATAAAAAAATAGATGTTCTCTTAGCTGTAGGAGGAGGTTCAACATTAGATGCAACAAAGTATATGGCTGCAGGAGCTTGCGTAGACTTCGATCCATGGGATTTTTTCAGTAAATGGGCTCCAATTGAAAAGGCACTTCCAGTAATTACTATTCCCACTCTTGCTGCTACAGGTTCTGAAATGAACGGAGGTGGTGTAATTAGTAATCCTGAAACTAAAGAAAAAATAGGAAGAGGCTCAGAGGTATTATTACCAAAGGTTTCTTTTTTAGATCCAACTAATACTTTTACAGTAAATTCTTACCACACCGCCTGTGGTTCAGTAGATATAATGTCACATATAATAGAAGTATATTTTACAACTGAACCTGATCTACATATGTTGGACACCATAATGGAAGGTCTTATGAGAACGGTTATCAAATATGCTCCTATTGCTTTAAAAGAACCAGATAATTATGAGGCTCGAGCAAACCTAATGTGGACTTCTTCATGGGCTATCAACGGATTTATCGACGGAGGAAAAAAGCACGAATGGAGTTGCCATCCAATGGAACACGAATTATCTGCTATATACGATATTATACATGGTCATGGCCTTGCTCTTCTAACGCCTAGATGGTTGGAATATTGTCTTGATGAAAATACAGTCGAAAAATACTATCAATTTGGAACAAATGTATTTGATATTGATCCTAATATTGATACTATGAATGTTGCAAAGAAAAGTATAGAAATGTTGGCAGATTTCTTTTTCAATACTTTAGGATTAGAAGATACATTCTCTAAGGTAGGAATACAAGAAAAAGATTTTTCTTTTATGGCAAAAAGAGCTTGTGGAGGAGGAACAATAAAAGGCTTTAAGCCCTTAGGACAAAAAGATATTGAAGAAATCTTTAGAATGTGCTTGTAA
- a CDS encoding carboxymuconolactone decarboxylase family protein encodes MNSWKEQEDFITIIRNGSQEQFKGPQEWFTGDVIVKNLFSENALHTYSGSLVTFQAGARTAWHTHPIGQRLIITEGVGWVQQWGEPIEEVREGDVVWFPAGVKHWHGATPTSSMTHIALSGVFEGNVAEWMEKVSDEQYNKKNKKQALTVKQENIVSIAVFTTIGDLSKLGIALNNGLDSSLTINEIKEIIIQLYAYSGFPRSLNALTTFMEVLEDRKTKGIYDELGKEANSLPADKSNIELGTEIQTKLVGSPVSGKLYEFAPVMDEFLKGHLFGDIFGRGVLDYQTREMVTIGALASMDGVDSQLMSHYLMGLNAGLTQDQIIGIISVLEHEIGHEKAQNAYRLLNETLIDKNLI; translated from the coding sequence ATGAATTCTTGGAAAGAGCAAGAAGATTTCATAACAATAATTAGAAACGGCTCCCAAGAACAATTCAAAGGTCCACAGGAATGGTTTACCGGGGACGTAATTGTTAAGAATCTTTTTTCGGAAAATGCTCTACATACATATAGTGGAAGTTTAGTCACATTCCAAGCAGGAGCGAGGACCGCTTGGCACACACATCCTATTGGACAAAGATTGATTATAACTGAAGGAGTTGGATGGGTGCAACAGTGGGGAGAACCAATTGAAGAAGTTAGAGAAGGAGATGTTGTTTGGTTTCCTGCAGGTGTTAAACATTGGCATGGTGCGACACCTACAAGTTCAATGACGCATATAGCACTTTCAGGAGTTTTTGAAGGTAACGTGGCAGAATGGATGGAAAAAGTGAGTGATGAACAATACAACAAAAAGAATAAAAAGCAAGCTTTAACGGTCAAACAAGAAAATATAGTTTCCATTGCGGTATTTACTACAATTGGTGATTTGTCAAAACTAGGAATCGCTTTAAATAATGGATTAGATAGTAGTTTAACCATAAATGAAATTAAAGAAATCATTATACAATTATATGCGTACTCTGGATTTCCACGAAGTTTAAATGCACTCACTACATTTATGGAAGTTTTAGAAGATAGAAAAACAAAAGGAATTTATGATGAATTAGGTAAAGAGGCTAATTCTCTACCCGCAGATAAAAGTAATATAGAACTAGGTACAGAGATTCAAACGAAATTAGTGGGATCGCCAGTTTCGGGGAAATTATACGAATTTGCACCTGTGATGGACGAATTCTTGAAAGGACATTTGTTTGGTGACATATTTGGACGCGGTGTTCTTGATTATCAAACTAGAGAAATGGTTACCATAGGAGCGCTAGCTAGCATGGATGGAGTAGATTCACAACTAATGTCTCATTATTTAATGGGTTTAAATGCTGGGTTAACTCAAGATCAGATTATAGGTATAATATCTGTTCTTGAACATGAAATAGGTCATGAAAAAGCACAAAATGCATATCGATTGTTAAATGAAACTTTAATAGACAAAAATCTAATATAA